One region of Budorcas taxicolor isolate Tak-1 chromosome 3, Takin1.1, whole genome shotgun sequence genomic DNA includes:
- the SSX2IP gene encoding afadin- and alpha-actinin-binding protein — MGDWMTVTDPGLSSESKTISQYTSETKMSPSSLYSQQVLCSSIPLSKNVHSYFSAFCTEENIEQSISYLDQELTTFGFPSLYEESKGKETKRELNIVAVLNCMNELLVLQRKNLLAQENVETQNLKLGSDMDHLQNCYAKLKEQLETSRREMIGLQERDRQLQCKNRNLHQLLKNEKDEVQKLQNIIASRATQYNHDMKRKEREYNKLKERLHQLVMNKKDKKIAMEVLNYVGRADGKRGSWRTGKTEARNEDEMYKILLNDYEYRQKQILMENAELKKVLQQMKKEMISLLSPQKQKPRERADDSTVISDVEEDAGELSRESIWDLSCETVREQLTNSIRKQWRILKSHVEKLDNQVSKVHLEGFNDEDVISRQDHEQETEKLELEIQQCKEMIKTQQQLLQQQLATACDDDTTSLLRDCYLLEEKERLKEEWSLFKEQKKNFEKERRSFTEAAIRLGLERKAFEEERASWLKQQFLNMTTFDHQNSENVKLFSAFSGSSDRDTPTLHSRSRQKKPHGVPSESPVCTSKLTKSLPASPSTSDFCQTRSCASEHSSSINVLNITPEETKPNQVGRECTNQKWSMSSRPGSQEGCYSGCSLAYTNSHVEKDDLP; from the exons ATGGGAGATTGGATGACTGTTACAGATCCAGGTCTGTCTTCAG AAAGCAAAACTATCTCTCAATATACCTCAGAAACAAAGATGTCTCCATCAAGTTTATACTCACAACAAGTGCTATGTTCTTCAATACCTTTATCAAAAAATGTGCACAGTTATTTTAGTGCCTTCTGCACAGAAGAGAATATTGAGCAAAGTATCTCATATCTTGATcag GAATTGACTACTTTCGGTTTTCCTTCATTATATGAAGAATCCAAAGgtaaagagacaaagagagaattAAATATAGTTGCTGTTTTAAATTGCATGAATGAGCTACTTGTACTTCAGCGGAAGAACCTTCTAGCtcaggaaaatgtggaaacacaGAATTTGAAACTGGGAAGCGATATGGACCATCTACAGAACTGCTATGCAAAACTTAAG GAACAACTGGAAACCTCCAGGAGAGAAATGATTGGTCTTCAGGAAAGAGACAGACAATTACAGTGCAAGAATAGGAATTTGCATCAGCtactgaaaaatgagaaagatgag gtgcaGAAATTACAAAATATCATTGCAAGTCGAGCTACTCAGTATAATCATGATATGAAGAGAAAAGAGCGTGAATATAATAAACTAAAGGAACGTTTACATCAACTTGTTATGAACAAGAAGGATAAAAAAATTG CTATGGAAGTTTTAAATTATGTGGGGAGAGCTGATGGGAAAAGAGGCTCCTGGAGGACGGGTAAAACCGAAGCCAG GAATGAAGATGAAATGTATAAAATTCTCTTGAATGATTATGAATATCGTCAGAAACAAATCCTAATGGAAAATGCTGAACTTAAGAAGGTTCTTCagcaaatgaaaaaggaaatgatttctcttctttctccccaaAAGCAGAAACCTAGAGAAAGAGCAGATGATAGCACT GTTATCTCTGATGTTGAAGAGGATGCTGGGGAGCTGAGTAGAGAGAGTATATGGGACCTTTCCTGTGAGACTGTGAGAGAGCAGCTTACCAACAGCATCAGAAAACAGTGGAGAATTTTGAAAAGTCACGTAGAAAAACTTGATAACCAAG TTTCAAAGGTACACTTAGAAGGTTTTAATGACGAAGATGTAATCTCACGACAAGACCATGAACAAGAAACTGAAAAACTCGAGTTGGAAATTCAGCAGTGTAAAGAGATGATTAAAACTCAGCAGCAACTTTTACAG CAGCAGCTCGCTACTGCATGTGATGATGACACCACTTCACTGCTACGAGACTGTTACTTGTTGGAAGAAAAGGAACGCCTCAAAGAAGAGTGGTCCCTATttaaagagcagaaaaagaatttcGAGAAGGAAAGACGAAGCTTTACAGAAGCAGCTATTCGCCTAGGATTGGAG AGAAAGGCATTTGAAGAAGAAAGAGCCAGTTGGTTAAAGCAACAGTTTTTAAATATGACTACCTTTGACCACCAGAACTCAGAAAATGTGAAACTTTTCAGTGCCTTCTCAGGAA gttcTGATCGGGACACCCCTACATTACACTCGAGGTCACGGCAAAAGAAGCCTCACGGTGTGCCTAGCGAGTCTCCAGTTTGCACGTCTAAACTGACTAAGtctcttcctgcttctccttctACTTCAGACTTTTGCCAGACACGTTCCTGTGCATCTGAACATAG CAGTTCAATCAATGTACTGAATATCACCCCTGAAGAAACTAAGCCAAATCAGGTTGGAAGAGAATGTACAAATCAGAAGTGGAGCATGTCGTCAAGGCCTGGGTCACAGGAAGGTTGCTATAGTGGATGCTCCTTGGCCTACACAAATTCTCATGTAGAGAAGGATGACTTACCTTAG